A window of the Bombina bombina isolate aBomBom1 chromosome 3, aBomBom1.pri, whole genome shotgun sequence genome harbors these coding sequences:
- the LOC128651628 gene encoding putative nuclease HARBI1, which produces MTKLLGALHFLASGSFQVTGGIVTGVHKSTLSKHLSKVIDGLYDNCRKFIFFPTSPRGWRDVKRDFFLLGGIPNVLGAIDCTHIALRPPVRREIIFRNRKHFHSLNVQIICDANMRILNVVAGFPGSSHDAYILRNSGVWRLFETNQMPEGHLLADSAYPLKKWIWTPLKENQVVGPAELRYNEAHIRTRAIIERLFGVLKMRFRCLDKSGGDLQFSPEKAIKIIVACCCLHNMAQEHGMLNDLLPTPQPPGEIFEPDVINHPQPLNAHLERSATIQDFFSD; this is translated from the exons atgaccaaactactaggggcacttcattttttggcttctggatcctttcaggtgacagggggcattgtaactggggtgcataagtccactctttctaagcatctttcaaaagttattgatggactttatgataattgcagaaaatttatttttttccccacatcacccagaggttggcgtgatgttaagagggacttttttcttttaggtggcatacccaatgtccttggggccattgactgcactcatattgccctaagaccccctgtgcgcagggagataatatttagaaataggaaacacttccactccttaaatgtgcagattatatgtgatgcaaacatgcgcatattaaatgtcgtggcagggttcccaggaagtagccatgatgcctacatcctcaggaattctggtgtgtggagattgtttgagacaaatcaaatgcctgaaggacatctcctcg cagattctgcatatcctcttaaaaaatggatttggacaccattgaaagagaaccaggttgttgggcctgctgaattaag atataatgaagcacatatccgaacacgtgctataatagaacgactgtttggtgttctaaaaatgcgctttcgctgcctggacaaatcagggggggatctccaattcagtccggaaaaagctattaaaatcatagtggcatgttgctgtctacacaacatggcacaggagcatgggatgttgaacgacttacttccaacaccacagcccccaggtgaaatctttgagcctgatgtaattaatcatccccaacccctcaatgcccatttggagagatctgcaactattcaagatttcttttcag attga